One part of the Stigmatopora argus isolate UIUO_Sarg chromosome 8, RoL_Sarg_1.0, whole genome shotgun sequence genome encodes these proteins:
- the echdc2 gene encoding enoyl-CoA hydratase domain-containing protein 2, mitochondrial isoform X2 — protein MPSLLLRGLSWSALACRVGARALMAGDGKRRYSKARDGIVEVLMCRDKARNALGHVFVSQMRELVSMMATDSTVRVLLFRSLVPGVFCAGADLKERALMNNQESDLFVHSLRSLMTQIALLPMPTIAAIDGVAVGGGLELALACDLRTAACSAQMGLIEATRGLLPGAGGSQRLPRAVGLALAKELIFTGRRVGGKAAAEMGLVNRAVQQDETGEAAYAEALGLAREILPQAPIAVRLAKEAMIRGMEVDITSAMAIERMCYAQVIPTRDRREGMAAFMEKRPPRYIGE, from the exons ATGCCGTCGCTTCTTCTCCGCGGGTTGTCATGGTCGGCGCTCGCCTGTCGTGTGGGAGCCCGGGCACTGATGGCCGGAGACGGCAAACGGCGCTACTCGAAGGCCAGAGATG GAATTGTGGAGGTGCTCATGTGCAGAGACAAGGCCCGGAACGCTTTGGGTCATGTATTTGTGTCACAG ATGAGGGAGTTGGTGTCCATGATGGCCACGGATTCGACTGTGCGTGTGCTTCTCTTCAGGAGTTTGGTTCCTGGGGTTTTCTGTGCAG GTGCTGACCTAAAAGAAAGGGCTTTGATGAACAACCAGGAGTCTGATCTGTTTGTCCACAGCCTGCGATCCCTCATGACCCAGATAG CCTTGTTGCCCATGCCGACCATAGCGGCCATTGACGGTGTGGCTGTGGGAGGCGGCTTGGAGTTGGCATTGGCCTGTGATCTGCGCACTGCCG CGTGTTCTGCACAGATGGGCCTGATTGAGGCGACGCGAGGGCTGCTCCCGGGGGCCG GGGGAAGTCAACGGCTGCCTCGCGCTGTGGGCTTGGCTCTGGCCAAGGAGCTTATCTTCACAG GGAGGCGTGTGGGAGGAAAGGCGGCTGCCGAGATGGGCTTGGTAAACAGAGCGGTACAGCAGGACGAGACGGGAGAGGCGGCGTACGCGGAAGCGCTCGGCCTGGCCAGAGAGATCCTGCCCCAG GCCCCCATTGCTGTGCGGCTAGCCAAAGAAGCAATGATCAGAGGCATGGAG GTCGACATCACCTCAGCAATGGCCATAGAGAGGATGTGTTACGCCCAG GTCATCCCGACGCGGGACAGGCGGGAGGGAATGGCCGCCTTCATGGAGAAGAGACCTCCGCGATACATTGGTGAATAA
- the zyg11 gene encoding protein zyg-11 homolog, whose product MASSFLDADDASPAGLTDMCLTFVSQNLEFLCVKRADGSLCFREPVLFPQELADQLLAKMATEGLLNDSTVGVFRNCEYLRLRRACVRTARISAEAFQKALCPHRLSELDAARVNADLTIPDILHGLATNKYCQESLQRLVLTGLTMSSLEEPSRHGFGALRGLRSLSLANVDFYDSGLADVCSLPRLESLDLSNTSVTNLNPLLGLKQRLRSLTLHQLKRLEMSTAQLLGVIGQLDVLQHLDISDDKQFTSDVARQLLGQPGILPALVSLDVSGRKQVTDAAVKAFVEERPQMTFVGLLATDAGFSDFLSGDGNLKVTGEANERQICEALRRYSEREGFVREALFHLFSLTHVMEKPRPDILKLVVLGMKNHQATLNVQLAASACVFNLTKQDLAAGMPVRLLSTVTQLLLEAMRTFPNHQQLQKNCLLSLCSDRILQEVPFNRFEAAKLVMQWLCNHEDQNMQRMAVAIISILAAKLSTEQTAQLGAELFIVKQLLHIVRQKATQGMVDATLKFTLSALWNLTDESPTTCRHFIENKGLDLFIKVLESFPNESSIQQKVLGLLNNIAEVGELHSELMVTTFLDHIRTLLHSPEVEVSYFAAGILAHLTSRGKDAWTLGPELRSSLLEQLHDVIMKWPAPDCEMVAYRSFNPFFPLLECFHTPGVQLWAAWAMQHVCSKNAGRYCSMLLEEGGLLQLERIHTNPQTHPDVGQLTESILESLERHRVRTGQHTSARLPPQQ is encoded by the exons ATGGCCTCTAGCTTCCTCGACGCG GACGATGCGTCCCCGGCAGGTTTGACAGACATGTGCCTCACCTTTGTGAGCCAGAACCTGGAGTTCTTGTGCGTCAAGCGTGCCGACGGCTCCTTGTGCTTTAGAGAGCCCGTCCTTTTCCCCCAGGAGCTTGCAGATCAGCTTCTGGCCAAAATGGCAACAGAAG GTCTCCTGAACGACAGTACGGTCGGCGTGTTCCGGAACTGCGAGTACCTGCGGCTGAGACGGGCTTGCGTCCGGACGGCGCGCATATCCGCCGAGGCCTTCCAGAAGGCCCTCTGTCCTCACAGGCTGTCGGAGCTGGACGCCGCCCGAGTCAACGCCGACCTCACCATCCCGGACATTTTGCACGGCTTGGCTACGAATAAATACTGTCAG GAATCCCTCCAGCGACTGGTGCTGACGGGCCTCACCATGTCGTCCCTGGAGGAACCGAGTCGCCACGGCTTCGGCGCCCTGCGGGGGCTGCGCTCGCTCTCTCTGGCCAACGTGGACTTCTACGACTCGGGTCTGGCCGACGTGTGCTCCCTGCCACGTTTGGAGAGCCTGGATCTGTCCAACACGTCAGTCACCAACCTGAACCCGTTGCTGGGCCTGAAGCAGAGGCTGCGCTCACTCACGTTGCACCAGCTGAAGAGGCTGGAGATGAGCACCGCGCAGTTGCTGGGTGTCATTGGACAGCTGGATGTGTTGCAG CACTTGGACATAAGCGATGACAAACAGTTCACATCCGACGTCGCTCGACAGCTGCTTGGACAACCCGGCATTCTTCCAGCTCTTGTTTCACTAGATGTATCTGGAAGGAAACAA GTAACGGACGCAGCCGTGAAGGCGTTTGTGGAGGAAAGACCGCAAATGACATTTGTGGGGCTTCTGGCGACGGATGCCGGTTTTTCCGACTTTCTCTCTGGAGACGGAAACCTGAAA GTGACGGGGGAAGCCAATGAGAGGCAAATCTGCGAGGCGTTGCGCCGCTACAGCGAGCGAGAAGGCTTTGTGAGAGAGGCGCTCTTTCACCTCTTCAGTCTCACGCACGTCATGGAGAAGCCACGACCTGACATTTTAAAG CTGGTTGTTCTGGGCATGAAGAACCACCAGGCCACACTCAACGTCCAGTTGGCAGCGAGCGCCTGCGTTTTTAACCTGACCAAGCAGGACCTGGCAGCCGGCATGCCGGTCCGCCTGCTCAGTACTGTCACTCAGCTCCTGCTGGAAGCTATGAGGACATTTCCCAACCACCAACAG ttgcAGAAGAACTGCCTTCTGTCTCTTTGCAGCGACCGCATTTTACAAGAGGTGCCATTCAACAG GTTTGAGGCAGCTAAACTTGTCATGCAGTGGCTGTGCAATCACGAGGACCAGAATATGCAGAGGATGGCTGTGGCTATCATCTCCATACTCGCTGCTAag TTGTCCACGGAGCAAACTGCACAGCTGGGGGCAGAGTTGTTCATAGTCAAG CAACTACTCCACATTGTGCGTCAGAAGGCCACTCAGGGCATGGTGGACGCCACCTTAAAATTCACCCTGAGTGCCCTTTGGAACTTGACCGACGAGTCACCGACTACCTGCCGTCATTTTATTGAGAACAAAGGGCTGGATCTGTTCATTAAAGTTCTCGAG TCCttcccaaatgagtcttccattCAGCAGAAGGTTTTGGGCCTGCTG AACAACATAGCAGAGGTTGGTGAGCTGCACAGTGAGCTGATGGTGACCACCTTCCTGGACCACATCAGGACTTTGCTGCACAGCCCTGAAGTGGAGGTGAGCTACTTCGCAGCTGGCATTCTGGCCCACTTGACGTCACGGGGGAAGGACGCATGGACGCTCGGGCCTGAACTCAGGTCTTCCCTGTTGGAGCAGCTG CACGACGTCATCATGAAGTGGCCAGCGCCCGACTGCGAGATGGTGGCCTATAG GTCCTTTAACCCTTTCTTTCCCCTACTGGAGTGCTTCCACACGCCGGGCGTCCAACTCTGGGCTGCTTGGGCCATGCAACATGTCTGCAGCAAGAACG CCGGTCGCTATTGCAGTATGCTGTTGGAGGAAGGAGGTCTGCTGCAGTTGGAGCGCATACACACCAACCCGCAAACACACCCGGATGTCGGGCAGCTTACCGAAAGCATATTAGAAAGCCTGGAACGCCACCGGGTGCGCACGGGACAGCACACCAGCGCCCGCCTGCCACCACAGCAATAA
- the coa7 gene encoding cytochrome c oxidase assembly factor 7 isoform X1, with product MAGLINFEDEKEVQEYLDNLGMEYSYQCYKEKNPEGCQRLADYMEGVKQNFEATAQVLKHNCETYNHAESCYKLGSYHAVGKGGVTECLKSAYSCFMRACDAGGKKSIDACHNVGLLAHDGRAMEGGTTDLDAARRYYEKACAAGFAPSCFNLSALYIEGNAKGLKPNMVAAFEYAKRACELGHVWGCANASRMCKLGEGVEKDEKKAEELKNRARELHGVQKEKQIKFGE from the exons ATGGCGGGCCTCATAAACTTTGAAGATGAGAAAGAAGTACAGGAGTATCTCGATAATTTGGGGATGGAGTACAGCTACCAGTGTTACAAGGAGAAAAACCCCGAAG gatgCCAGAGGTTAGCAGACTACATGGAAGGAGTGAAGCAAAACTTTGAGGCTACTGCACAAGTGCTGAAACACAACTGTGAAACATATAATCATGCTGAGAGCTGCTACAAGTTGGGCTCTTACCATGCCGTAGGCAAAG GTGGTGTAACTGAGTGCTTAAAAAGTGCATACTCTTGCTTCATGCGAGCCTGCGACGCTGGTGGAAAGAAGTCCATCGATGCCTGCCATAATGTGGGCCTGCTCGCTCACGACGGGCGGGCCATGGAGGGCGGCACCACTGACCTAGACGCAGCCCGCCGTTACTACGAGAAGGCGTGCGCCGCCGGCTTCGCCCCGTCATGCTTCAATCTCAGCGCGCTGTACATCGAGGGCAACGCCAAAGGGCTGAAGCCAAACATGGTCGCGGCGTTTGAGTATGCTAAGCGTGCCTGCGAACTGGGACACGTGTGGGGCTGCGCCAATGCCAGCCGGATGTGCAAACTAGGCGAGGGCGTtgagaaggatgaaaagaaggCGGAGGAGCTGAAGAATCGGGCCAGGGAACTGCACGGAGTGCAAAAGGAGAAGCAGATCAAATTTGGAGAGTGA
- the coa7 gene encoding cytochrome c oxidase assembly factor 7 isoform X2, which produces MEGVKQNFEATAQVLKHNCETYNHAESCYKLGSYHAVGKGGVTECLKSAYSCFMRACDAGGKKSIDACHNVGLLAHDGRAMEGGTTDLDAARRYYEKACAAGFAPSCFNLSALYIEGNAKGLKPNMVAAFEYAKRACELGHVWGCANASRMCKLGEGVEKDEKKAEELKNRARELHGVQKEKQIKFGE; this is translated from the exons ATGGAAGGAGTGAAGCAAAACTTTGAGGCTACTGCACAAGTGCTGAAACACAACTGTGAAACATATAATCATGCTGAGAGCTGCTACAAGTTGGGCTCTTACCATGCCGTAGGCAAAG GTGGTGTAACTGAGTGCTTAAAAAGTGCATACTCTTGCTTCATGCGAGCCTGCGACGCTGGTGGAAAGAAGTCCATCGATGCCTGCCATAATGTGGGCCTGCTCGCTCACGACGGGCGGGCCATGGAGGGCGGCACCACTGACCTAGACGCAGCCCGCCGTTACTACGAGAAGGCGTGCGCCGCCGGCTTCGCCCCGTCATGCTTCAATCTCAGCGCGCTGTACATCGAGGGCAACGCCAAAGGGCTGAAGCCAAACATGGTCGCGGCGTTTGAGTATGCTAAGCGTGCCTGCGAACTGGGACACGTGTGGGGCTGCGCCAATGCCAGCCGGATGTGCAAACTAGGCGAGGGCGTtgagaaggatgaaaagaaggCGGAGGAGCTGAAGAATCGGGCCAGGGAACTGCACGGAGTGCAAAAGGAGAAGCAGATCAAATTTGGAGAGTGA
- the echdc2 gene encoding enoyl-CoA hydratase domain-containing protein 2, mitochondrial isoform X1 — protein MPSLLLRGLSWSALACRVGARALMAGDGKRRYSKARDGELEVELKRLPGEDEGIVEVLMCRDKARNALGHVFVSQMRELVSMMATDSTVRVLLFRSLVPGVFCAGADLKERALMNNQESDLFVHSLRSLMTQIALLPMPTIAAIDGVAVGGGLELALACDLRTAACSAQMGLIEATRGLLPGAGGSQRLPRAVGLALAKELIFTGRRVGGKAAAEMGLVNRAVQQDETGEAAYAEALGLAREILPQAPIAVRLAKEAMIRGMEVDITSAMAIERMCYAQVIPTRDRREGMAAFMEKRPPRYIGE, from the exons ATGCCGTCGCTTCTTCTCCGCGGGTTGTCATGGTCGGCGCTCGCCTGTCGTGTGGGAGCCCGGGCACTGATGGCCGGAGACGGCAAACGGCGCTACTCGAAGGCCAGAGATGGTGAGCTGGAGGTGGAATTAAAGAGACTGCCCGGCGAGGATGAAG GAATTGTGGAGGTGCTCATGTGCAGAGACAAGGCCCGGAACGCTTTGGGTCATGTATTTGTGTCACAG ATGAGGGAGTTGGTGTCCATGATGGCCACGGATTCGACTGTGCGTGTGCTTCTCTTCAGGAGTTTGGTTCCTGGGGTTTTCTGTGCAG GTGCTGACCTAAAAGAAAGGGCTTTGATGAACAACCAGGAGTCTGATCTGTTTGTCCACAGCCTGCGATCCCTCATGACCCAGATAG CCTTGTTGCCCATGCCGACCATAGCGGCCATTGACGGTGTGGCTGTGGGAGGCGGCTTGGAGTTGGCATTGGCCTGTGATCTGCGCACTGCCG CGTGTTCTGCACAGATGGGCCTGATTGAGGCGACGCGAGGGCTGCTCCCGGGGGCCG GGGGAAGTCAACGGCTGCCTCGCGCTGTGGGCTTGGCTCTGGCCAAGGAGCTTATCTTCACAG GGAGGCGTGTGGGAGGAAAGGCGGCTGCCGAGATGGGCTTGGTAAACAGAGCGGTACAGCAGGACGAGACGGGAGAGGCGGCGTACGCGGAAGCGCTCGGCCTGGCCAGAGAGATCCTGCCCCAG GCCCCCATTGCTGTGCGGCTAGCCAAAGAAGCAATGATCAGAGGCATGGAG GTCGACATCACCTCAGCAATGGCCATAGAGAGGATGTGTTACGCCCAG GTCATCCCGACGCGGGACAGGCGGGAGGGAATGGCCGCCTTCATGGAGAAGAGACCTCCGCGATACATTGGTGAATAA